A window of the Lactuca sativa cultivar Salinas chromosome 5, Lsat_Salinas_v11, whole genome shotgun sequence genome harbors these coding sequences:
- the LOC111908074 gene encoding cytochrome P450 Tp9025, translating to MEADLTFLVVLSSLILSFYFILHRKFKASKPLNLPPGPPKLPIIGNLHQIGGALPQHAFRELAKKYGPIMHLQLGQISTIVVSSPQLAKEVFKTNDLALASRPYTLLADIVLYKSSDVALGPYSDYWRQMKKIITVELLSPKKVRSFSCFREQEVDHFIEFIGSNCGKPVIIRDKVTRMINNIVCKSSFGDNCKQQDVLIELVDELGRLVSGFSVADLFPEFGFLSVISGMRSKLRKIHKSLDKIFDDIFEERKNKRERNEGSGDDLLDVLFTIKESGSLQVPITDNNIKAIFVNIFVGGTDTSAMTIEWAMTELMRNPNVMEKAQKEVRDAFKGKKKINESDLQELHYLNLVVKETLRLHPSLPLLLPRECREQCQIDGYDIPLKMKVIVNAFACAVDPEYWDDAESFKPERFEQSSIDFMGTNFEFVPFGSGRRICPGIGFGVISVKSALAQMLYYFNWTLPYELSPKSIDMTENEGGVAIKKVPLMVTPTLYTSF from the exons ATGGAAGCTGATCTCACCTTCCTCGTTGTCCTCTCATCTCTCATTCTTTCCTTCTACTTCATCCTTCACAGAAAATTTAAAGCCTCCAAACCTCTAAACCTCCCACCAGGTCCACCAAAACTACCCATCATCGGAAACCTCCACCAGATCGGCGGAGCACTGCCGCAGCATGCATTCCGTGAGTTAGCCAAGAAATATGGTCCCATCATGCACTTGCAACTCGGCCAGATCTCCACCATTGTCGTCTCGTCGCCTCAGTTAGCCAAAGAAGTCTTCAAAACCAACGACCTCGCCCTCGCCAGCCGCCCCTACACACTGCTCGCCGATATTGTGTTGTATAAGAGTTCCGACGTTGCTCTAGGCCCTTACAGTGATTACTGGCGACAGATGAAGAAGATCATCACTGTAGAGCTTCTAAGTCCCAAAAAGGTCCGATCTTTCAGTTGTTTCCGGGAGCAAGAGGTGGACCATTTCATTGAGTTCATTGGATCCAACTGTGGAAAGCCGGTGATCATACGTGATAAGGTAACGAGAATGATCAATAACATCGTGTGCAAATCTTCGTTTGGGGATAACTGCAAACAACAAGATGTATTGATCGAGTTGGTGGATGAGTTGGGAAGATTGGTGAGTGGGTTTTCTGTTGCAGATCTGTTTCCTGAGTTTGGGTTTCTTTCCGTCATTTCTGGGATGAGATCAAAGTTGAGGAAGATTCATAAAAGTCTTGATAAGATTTTTGATGATATTTTTGAAGAAAGGAAAAACAAAAGAGAAAGAAACGAAGGATCGGGAGACGATCTGCTTGATGTTCTATTTACAATTAAAGAGAGTGGCAGCCTTCAGGTCCCTATCACAGACAACAACATCAAAGCTATCTTTGTG AATATTTTTGTTGGAGGTACTGATACAAGTGCAATGACAATCGAATGGGCAATGACAGAGTTGATGAGAAACCCAAACGTGATGGAAAAGGCACAAAAAGAAGTGAGAGATGCATTTAAAGGAAAGAAGAAAATCAATGAGAGTGACTTACAAGAACTGCATTACCTTAACTTAGTTGTCAAGGAAACTCTTAGGCTTCACCCTTCTCTCCCTCTACTACTTCCAAGGGAATGTAGAGAACAATGTCAAATTGATGGCTATGATATTCCATTGAAAATGAAAGTGATTGTCAATGCTTTTGCATGTGCAGTTGATCCTGAATATTGGGATGATGCAGAAAGTTTCAAACCAGAGAGATTTGAACAATCCTCTATTGATTTCATGGGTACAAACTTTGAATTCGTTCCATTTGGATCAGGGAGGAGAATTTGTCCTGGGATTGGTTTTGGTGTAATTTCTGTTAAGTCCGCTCTTGCTCAAATGCTATACTACTTTAACTGGACACTTCCTTATGAATTAAGCCCTAAAAGTATCGACATGACAGAGAACGAGGGAGGGGTTGCAATAAAGAAAGTTCCATTGATGGTAACACCAACTCTCTATACTTCATTTTGA